One segment of Pseudoalteromonas rubra DNA contains the following:
- the clpS gene encoding ATP-dependent Clp protease adapter ClpS — MSGTNESGVVDAVREEQKQKLQPPRKYKVILNNDDYTPMDFVIEVLMTFFRMDSERATEVMLKVHHEGKAVCGLYPADIAHTKAEQVNRYARDHEHPLLCSCEQE; from the coding sequence ATGAGTGGGACAAACGAATCTGGTGTGGTTGACGCGGTCCGCGAGGAACAGAAGCAAAAGTTGCAACCGCCGCGCAAGTACAAAGTGATTTTAAACAATGACGATTACACACCAATGGATTTTGTCATTGAAGTTTTAATGACATTTTTCCGTATGGATAGCGAAAGAGCAACTGAAGTGATGTTGAAAGTACATCACGAGGGAAAAGCGGTATGTGGACTGTATCCTGCCGACATTGCCCATACAAAGGCTGAGCAGGTAAATCGATATGCTCGGGATCACGAGCACCCGCTGCTCTGTAGTTGTGAGCAGGAATGA